One window from the genome of Populus alba chromosome 15, ASM523922v2, whole genome shotgun sequence encodes:
- the LOC118056419 gene encoding DNA-directed RNA polymerases II, IV and V subunit 6A produces MADDEYNDVDMGYEDEPPEPEIEEGADEDAENNNNEDDTGEPIETEDKEEQAPVERPRKTSKFMTKYERARILGTRALQISMNAPVMVELEGETDPLEIAMKELRERKIPFTIRRYLPDGSYEDWGVDELIVEDSWKRQVGGD; encoded by the exons ATGGCAGACGATGAATACAATGATGTTGACATGGG ATATGAGGATGAGCCGCCAGAACCTGAGATTGAA GAAGGAGCTGATGAAGATGCCGAGAACAATAACAATGAAGATGACACAGGGGAACCAATTGAAACTGAAGATAAAGAGGAACAGGCACCAGTGGAGCGGCCTCGTAAGACATCAAAATTTATGACAAAATATGAGCGTGCCAGAATTTTGGGTACCCGTGCACTTCAGATCAG CATGAATGCTCCTGTGATGGTTGAGTTGGAGGGTGAGACTGACCCACTTGAG atTGCTATGAAGGAGCTTCGTGAACGAAAAATACCTTTCACCATCCGTCGCTACCTGCCTGATGGAAG TTATGAAGATTGGGGAGTTGATGAGCTAATTGTGGAGGATTCTTGGAAGAGGCAAGTGGGAGGTGATTGA
- the LOC118056413 gene encoding protein COFACTOR ASSEMBLY OF COMPLEX C SUBUNIT B CCB2, chloroplastic: MSSLSIHPLIQLKTHHQFRANKTRKSTVYASSDNPQSQRQQQQLNLSVLRFTFGIPGLDESYLPRWIGYGFGSLLILNHFLGSNPDTTQAQLRTEVLGLSLAAFSAALPYFGRFLKGATPVDQGTLPQDAEQIFAMSQNISDAQKEDLAWATYILLRNTNTIAVLISIQGELCVRGYWKTPDKMSKDEVLDWFKERIENIGLSDVKDTLYFPQTTESEIWEMLPEGTRSLLVEPVLQATVQTGNKTENNEGFILLASSIGYAYSDKDRAWIRATGNKFRGKSTGSEL; encoded by the exons atgaGCAGTCTTTCCATCCACCCGCTAATTCAGTTAAAAACCCACCATCAATTTCGCGCCAACAAAACCAGAAAATCCACAGTCTATGCTTCCAGTGATAACCCTCAAAGccaaagacaacaacaacaactcaaTCTCTCTGTTCTTCGTTTCACTTTTG GGATACCTGGACTGGATGAATCTTACTTACCAAGATGGATTGGATATGGGTTTGGTTCCCTTTTGATATTGAACCATTTTCTGGGGTCTAATCCAGACACCACTCAAGCACAGCTG AGAACTGAGGTTTTAGGACTTTCTTTGGCTGCTTTCTCTGCTGCACTTCCGTACTTTGGAAGGTTTCTTAAG GGTGCTACTCCAGTCGATCAGGGAACTCTTCCTCAAGATGCCGAGCAAATTTTTGCAATGTCTCAGAATATTTCTGATGCTCAGAAGGAGGATTTGGCATGGGCAACATACATTTTATTACGCAATACAAATACCATAGCTGTG TTGATATCAATTCAAGGTGAATTATGTGTTCGTGGATATTGGAAGACTCCAGATAAGATGTCAAAAGATGAAGTGCTTGATTGGTTTAAGGAACGGATTGAAAATATTGGCTTGTCTGACGTGAAGGACACCCTCTATTTTCCTCAGACTACAG AATCTGAGATTTGGGAGATGCTTCCTGAGGGAACTCGTTCGCTACTGGTAGAGCCTGTGCTTCAAGCAACAGTCCAAACTGGCAATAAGACAGAAAATAATGAAGGTTTTATTCTGCTGGCTTCAAGCATAGGGTATGCTTATAGTGATAAAGACAGAGCCTGGATAAGAGCAACTGGAAACAAATTTAGAGGTAAAAGCACAGGTTCAGAATTATAA
- the LOC118056416 gene encoding F-box protein PP2-A14, with the protein MGAGSSSLALESEGGSGSSPSRPSLDDVPESCVSSIFMYMDPPEICKLARLNKTFHGASLADFVWETKLPSNYKFLVEIVLGQSPESLSKKEIYARLCRPNCFDNGTKQVWLDKSSGKICVAVSYKALRITGIDDRRYWNHVSSEESRFNTIAYLQQIWWFEVGGELEFEFPAGSYSLFFKLQLGKTSKKLGRRTCNVDRVHGWDIKPVRFQLSTSTGQQASSECYLHQQGNWGHYHAGDFVVDSTNTAPLKLRFSMMQIDCTHTKGGVCLDSVLICPSEFREKLKQF; encoded by the exons atgggGGCTGGCTCATCTAGTTTGGCCTTGGAAAGCGAGGGAGGCTCGGGTTCTTCTCCATCAAGACCTAGTCTTGATGATGTCCCAGAAAGTTGTGTTTCTTCCATTTTTATGTACATGGATCCTCCTGAGATATGCAAACTAGCCAGGTTGAACAAGACTTTTCATGGTGCTTCTTTGGCTGATTTTGTGTGGGAAACTAAGCTTCCATCAAACTATAAGTTTCTTGTCGAGATAGTTTTGGGCCAAAGTCCAGAGAGTTTGAGCAAGAAAGAGATCTATGCAAGATTGTGTCGACCTAATTGCTTTGATAATGGCACCAAG CAAGTGTGGTTGGATAAAAGTAGTGGCAAGATTTGTGTTGCTGTTTCTTACAAGGCATTAAGGATAACTGGGATCGATGATCGAAGATATTGGAATCATGTTTCATCTGAAGAATCCAG ATTCAACACAATTGCATATCTTCAACAAATATGGTGGTTCGAAGTCGGGGGAGAATTAGAGTTTGAGTTTCCAGCAGGATCATATAGCCTATTCTTCAAGCTTCAACTAGGCAAGACCTCGAAAAAACTCGGCCGTCGAACCTGCAACGTCGATCGAGTTCATGGTTGGGACATTAAGCCGGTTCGCTTCCAGCTTTCGACATCGACTGGCCAGCAAGCGTCGTCGGAATGCTACTTGCATCAACAAGGAAATTGGGGGCATTACCATGCTGGTGACTTTGTTGTTGACAGCACAAATACTGCACCATTGAAGCTCAGATTTTCCATGATGCAGATTGATTGTACACATACTAAAGGTGGCGTGTGCTTAGACTCTGTGTTAATATGCCCCAGTGAGTTCAGAGAAAAGTTGAAGCAATTTTAG
- the LOC118056414 gene encoding probable transcriptional regulator SLK2, with product MAPSRVAGGLAQSSSSSGIFFQGDGQSKGLVNSRLSSSFGNSTNSITGTGRPILGPVSGDMNNVVLNSVANSGPSVGASSLVTDANSALSGGPHLQRSASINTESYMRLPASPMSFSSNNISISGSSVVDGSSVVQQGNHQDRNVQQVLQNQQQQHGASSATSLPTSQIGGMSLPLGPRGQGSFLQDPNNLSQVQKKPRLDVKQEDILPQQVLQQLLQRQDSMQLQGRIPQLQNMFHQQRLRQQQQILQSMPPLQRAQLQQQQQMQLRQQMQQQAMQPASSLKRPFDGGICARRLMQYLYHQRQRLAENTIAYWRKFVAEYYSPRAKKRWCLSLYDNVGHHALGVFPQASMEVWQCEICGSKSGRGFEATFEVLPRLNEIKFGSGVIDELLFLDMPRELRLSSGLMMLEYAKAVQESVYEQLRVVREGQLRVIFTQDLKILSWEFCVRRHEELLPRRVVAPQVNQLLQVAQKCQSTIAESGSDGVSQQDLQTNSNMVLTASRQLAKSLELQSLNDLGFSKRYVRCLQISEVVNSMKDLIDFCREQKVGPIEGLKSYPRHATAAKLQIQKMQEMEQLASVQGLPTDQNTLNKLMALHPGINSHVNSNHQMVGRGTLSGPAQAALALTNYQNLLRRQNSMNSNSSSQQEAVSPFNNSNQSPSSNFQGTANFIPGSMQNTPASGFSSPHLPPQQPQQMQQRSLSSNSLLQQSIPQSSQGNQALHPHMIQQLLQEMSNNSGGGVQQHSLSGQGGNGGMTRSGLGFGSNTLATPPTASTVSVGAGGLAPSRSNSFKAAANSDSSAAGGNSGFNQKVLDLPPNLHLQDDLVSDIAHEFTENGFFNSDLDDNMGYGWKA from the exons ATGGCACCTTCTCGAGTGGCTGGAGGTTTAGCCCAATCTTCCTCAAGTTCAGGAATTTTCTTCCAAGGGGATGGGCAGTCCAAGGGTTTAGTTAACTCTCGCTTGAGCTCTTCATTTGGCAACTCAACAAATTCTATTACTGGAACTGGGCGACCCATTTTGGGTCCAGTTTCTGGGGACATGAATAATGTGGTTTTGAACAGTGTGGCAAACTCAGGACCGAGTGTGGGGGCGAGTTCTTTGGTGACAGATGCAAATTCAGCACTTTCTGGAGGTCCTCATTTGCAGAGAAGTGCAAGCATTAATACAGAGTCATATATGCGATTGCCAGCGTCACCTATGTCTTTTTCATCCAATAATATAAGCATTTCAGGCTCTTCAGTTGTTGATGGGTCCTCTGTGGTGCAGCAGGGCAATCATCAGGACCGAAATGTCCAGCAGGTGCTGCAGAATCAGCAGCAGCAACATGGGGCTTCGAGTGCTACATCCTTGCCTACATCACAAATTGGGGGCATGTCACTCCCCTTGGGACCGCGAGGTCAGGGGTCCTTCCTTCAAGACCCTAATAATCTATCGCAAGTGCAAAAGAAGCCGAGATTGGATGTCAAGCAGGAAGATATTCTGCCGCAGCAGGTGTTGCAACAACTGCTGCAAAGACAGGACTCCATGCAGTTGCAAGGCCGAATTCCACAGCTACAAAACATGTTTCATCAACAGAGACTGAGGCAACAACAGCAAATTCTCCAATCCATGCCACCATTGCAGAGAGCCCAattacagcagcagcagcagatgcAGTTGAGGCAGCAAATGCAACAGCAGGCCATGCAACCAGCATCTTCCCTGAAGCGTCCCTTTGATGGGGGTATCTGTGCTCGTCGGTTGATGCAATATCTATATCATCAACGGCAACGCCTTGCA GAGAACACTATTGCATATTGGCGGAAATTTGTGGCCGAGTACTATTCCCCACGTGCAAAGAAAAGGTGGTGTTTGTCATTATATGACAATGTTGGGCATCATGCGCTTGGTGTTTTCCCCCAGGCATCTATG gAGGTGTGGCAGTGTGAGATTTGCGGCTCTAAGTCTGGAAGAGGTTTTG AGGCAACTTTCGAAGTACTCCCTAGACTTAATGAAATCAAGTTTGGAAGTGGTGTCATTGATGAGCTTTTGTTTTTGGACATGCCACGTGAACTTAGATTGTCTTCTGGATTAATGATGCTGGAGTATGCAAAAGCAGTTCAAGAGAGTGTATATGAGCAACTTCGTGTTGTTCGTGAGGGTCAGCTTCGTGTTATATTCACCCAGGACTTAAAG ATACTGTCTTGGGAATTTTGTGTACGCCGTCATGAAGAACTTCTTCCACGGAGGGTGGTTGCACCACAG GTGAATCAGTTGCTCCAGGTTGCGCAGAAATGTCAGAGCACAATTGCTGAAAGTGGATCTGACGGGGTTTCTCAACAGGATTTGCAAACAAACAGCAATAT ggttCTGACGGCTAGTCGCCAGCTTGCGAAGAGTTTAGAGTTGCAGTCGCTGAATGATTTGGGTTTTTCCAAAAGATATGTAAGGTGTCTGCAG ATCTCTGAGGTTGTCAACAGCATGAAGGATCTGATTGATTTCTGCCGGGAGCAAAAAGTTGGGCCTATTG AGGGCTTGAAAAGTTATCCCCGGCATGCGACTGCAGCTAAGCTTCAGATACAGAAAATGCAGGAAATGGAGCAGTTAGCAAGTGTTCAAGGTCTGCCAACTGATCAAAACACCCTCAATAAGCTAATGGCATTACATCCTGGAATAAACAGCCATGTGAATAGCAACCATCAAATGGTTGGTCGAGGTACTTTAAGTGGTCCAGCACAGGCTGCTTTGGCATTAACAAACTACCAGAATCTGCTCAGGAGGCAGAACTCAATGAATTCAAACTCCAGTTCACAACAGGAGGCTGTTTCACCATTCAATAATTCTAATCAGAGTCCATCCTCAAACTTTCAAGGAACCGCTAACTTCATACCTGGATCCATGCAGAACACACCTGCGAGTGGCTTTTCTAGTCCACATCTACCTCCCCAACAGCCCCAGCAGATGCAGCAGCGCTCATTGAGCTCTAATAGCTTACTCCAACAGAGCATTCCACAGTCCTCCCAAGGCAACCAGGCCTTGCACCCACACATGATCCAACAGCTGTTGCAGGAAATGTCCAATAACAGCGGGGGAGGAGTCCAACAACATTCCCTCTCTGGACAGGGTGGGAATGGTGGCATGACAAGGAGTGGATTGGGTTTTGGAAGCAACACTTTGGCAACACCTCCAACTGCTTCCACCGTGTCTGTAGGTGCTGGAGGACTTGCACCAAGCCGGAGCAACAGTTTTAAAGCTGCTGCAAACAGTGATTCTTCAGCGGCTGGTGGCAACAGTGGGTTTAACCAGAAAGTGCTAGATTTGCCTCCAAATCTTCATCTGCAGGACGACCTGGTTAGTGATATTGCCCATGAGTTCActgaaaatggtttttttaacagTGACCTTGATGATAACATGGGTTATGGTTGGAAGGCGTGA